TTTTTTATCTTCCTCTGTTAGCTCTTTGAAGGTTAAATTTCTTCCGTCAGTTAAAGCAACTTTTGTATCTCCAACTAGACTTCCTCCGGCACTCTCTCCTTCCACCATGTAAAGCTCTGATTCTTCTGGCTTTCTTGAGGAACAATCGGCAAGCTTGCCGGGTAAAGTCAAACCATTTAAAATTCCTTTCCTTAAAACCGTTTCCCGGGCTGCTTTGGCCGCTTTTCTGGCTTTTTGAGATAAAACACATTTTTCAATAATGGTTTTAGCGTCTTGGGGATTTCTTTCCAAAAAATCGCTTAAGGTTTCAAAAACAACTGCTTCAACAGCAATTTTAACTTCGGGGTTGCCTAATTTGGCTTTGGTTTGACCCTCAAACTGAGGTTCTTTAATTTTTATTGAAACCACTCCGGTTAGACCCTCTCTTACATCTTCTCCACTTAAATTCTCATCGTTTTCTTTTAAAAGACCGTTTTTTCTGGCATAATCGTTTAATGCTTTGGTTAGAGCGGTTTTAAAACCGGTTAAATGAGTCCCCCCTTCTTCAGTATGAATATTATTGGCAAACGACTCTTCGTAATATTCGTATTCTTCAGTATATTGAAAAGCGGCTTCAATAAGAATTTCATTTTTTTCTCCTTTGCCGTAAAAAATATTAGGGTGACGGAGGGATTGGTTGTAGGTTAAATATTTGATATAAGATGATAACCCTCCTTCAAAATAGAAAACATAGGGCTTTTCTCTTTTTTCTCTTTTATCAATAATACTGATTTTTATTCCTCTGGTTAAATAGGCCTGTTGCCGGAGATGATTTAAAATTTTCTTTAAATCAAATTTAATTTCTTTGAAAATTTCGGGGTCCGGTTCAAAGGTAACGGTCGTGCCGGTTTGCTGGCATTTGCCAATCTCTTTTATTTTTGCCAATGGTTTTCCTTTTGAATATTCTTGAACGTATCTTTTACCCTGACGACAAACTTCTGCCACCATCCATTTGGAAAGAGCGCAGACCACCGAAACCCCCACCCCATGAAGACCGCCCGATACCTGATAGGCCTTTCCGCCAAATTTGGCTCCGGCATACAAAGTAGTCATTACGGTTTCCAAGGCCGATTTTTTCGTTTGGGGATGAATCTCAACCGGAATGCCGCGGCCATCATCAATTGTTTTGACTTTATTGCCCGGCAAAAGAATAATCTCAATATTTTTGCAAAAACCGGCCATCGCTTCGTCTAAAGAATTCTTTGCACATATAGGCGAAAATCCAGCAATAAAATTCTCTCCGTTCGGAACTGAAATATCGTAAACCCAAGGGTATTTATATTTTATTTTTTCTATTTTTCTTACTCTTAGTATTCCTAAATCAGAATTTAGAAATGTTGGTGTTAAAGGATATAAAACTATTCTATTCTGTTCTAAAAGAGATAAAACTTTATTCGACGAAGCTCCGCCTTGGGTATTAATGCTGAAAGAATACGGCCTTTTCCAAGAAATGGCCGAAATAGCTTCTTTCACTGGAAGATAATTAATGTAAGAAGAATTTGTATTCCAATAAAAATCAAGGGCGTAAAAAATTCTTTGAGATTTAATTTCCCTCCTTTTCTTTACTCCTTTATAAGTTACTTCAATAAATCTTTTTCCTTCTCTCTTTTTCCTTTCTCCATACGAATAAGTTTTATTCAAAGAAGAAAGAAGATAAGAAAGAGTAATGATGAAGTCCCTGTTTTTAGCAGTAGCATTAAACTTTCTCCTCTCGAATGGAGAAGGTGTTGTGTTTTGAATTAAATGACGAATAAAAACTTGGCTAGGATATCCATCACCGGCTAAATAGCCAATTAAATACCTTTCCTTCAATTTTTGATTTAAATTAAAGATTAAATCAAGGACTTTTTTATTGGAACTGTTTTCGCCAGTTTTAAAAATTTCTTTAAAAATCAGGGTGATTAAAACAGACTCTATTGGAATAACTTTTGCTGTTTCATGAACGTACATTTCCTTAACTTTAAACTTGAAAGCTTTGAAAATTAAATTTTTAGTATGATCAATTAGTTCTTTTTCTTGAACACCAAAACTAAACACTACGCGGTTTCGGTTTTTTACAATACAGCCTTCGGCAGCAAAAATTCCTAAAAGTTCTATCAGCTCTTTGGTAACTTTTAACTTATAGGGCAGTTTCCAATTGTCGCTTCTTCTGTTTCCCAAATAGGGATTTTCTTTTTTAATTTTCCCTAATTCCTTAGAATTGAGTACTCTGATTAAATTAAATGGCAAATAATTATACCTTAAATAATCCTGCCAGATATTAGCTCTATGTCTTGATTTTTTATATTGGGGAAGTTGAGACTTAATTTTAAAAGCTAATTTAATATCTTTTTTAAGTAGATTGGTTAAATTGTATAAATTTATCCTCCCGGTTTTTTCTGGTGACGACTTTAGTAATTCATTTATTAAATCAATCTCTTCGATTGGTTTTTCGACTTCCGGCCAAATTTTGGGAACAATGACGGAGGTACCAATTTTGAGATTAGAACCTTTAATTGGCAGGACCTCTCCGTCTTTCAGGGTAAATAAAGAATGATAAGGAGTAACCTCTATCTGTCTGCTGTTTTGTAAAGTAATTCGATATATTTCGCTATTCACTTTATGGCGAATTAAAGAGAAAACTGGTTGAAATTTCAGTTTAAGGGTTTGAGGGTCAAAACTTAGAGCCTCAAGTTTTAAATCTTTTCTCAAAAACTCAGCTTCTTCTTTAATTGACTTTTCAATCAAAGAAGAATTTTCTTTGAAAGCGTTGTCAATTAACTGACCGATTGGCAAAATTTTAATTATTTCTTTCTCTTTAATAATTAATGGGGTTTGATAGCTTAAACTATTATCAACTACCTCCCAAATTAAATGATGAAGACCCCCCAATCCGGTTGAACCAATATACATTGCCGGTCTTTTACGAACCGGCTCAAGGCCTTCCAAAACATAGATATCTTTAGCAGTATAACTTGCTTCTTCTTTGTTTTTTTGGGGAATTTTCGAAGAAGATAAATCTTCTTCTCCACCCTTCGCTTTTGATGGCATATTTTTTATCTTTTTTATTTTCTGACCCGCCAGCCCGGATTTTCTTCCAAGGTCTTAATTATTTTATTTTGGATTTGGTCAATTTCTTTTGAAGTCAGGGTGCGGTCTTTGGATTGAAAAATTAAATGAAAAGCTAAATTCTTTTTACCCCGGGGAAGCTCCTCTCCTTCATAAATATCAAAGAGGTCAACATCTATAATTAAAGAACCGCCGCTAATTTCAATTTTGTTTAAGACCTCTTCTACCCTAACTTCAAGAGGAACTAAAACAGCAATATCTCTGACAGCCGCTGGATAGCGAGAAATTGGTCGATATTCTTGTTCTTCGGAAGCCAGTTGAGATAATTTTTCAAAGTCAATGTCAAACAAAACCACTCTTTCTTTAATATCTAAACTGCTCAAAATTTTAGGAGAAATTTCTCCCAAAAAACCAATTTCTTCTCCGTTGATTTTAATTTCGGCGCATTTTTCCTTGCTCCAAAGGGAAATTTCCGAATCTTCTGGTGTTGGACTGAAATGAGACGAGGGTTCAGTGAACCAAATATTACTTATTGCCAATTTATTTAATAACAACTTTATGACTCCTTTTGCTTCATAAAAAGCGTCCTCGGCCATTATCGCTCCGGCCAACATCTTTTTTTCCCGGCATTGTTTTTTACTTCCCCTTTCTTGTTTTTTGAAAAATATTTTTCCCAACTCAAAAATTTTAATTTCCTTGAAATGGGCTTGGTTGGTTTGAACGTTCTTCAACAGGTTGGCGATTAAGCTTGGTCTTAAATACTTATATTCATTGCTGGTCGGGTTCTCTATTTCAATTATTTTTGAAAATTGGTAATTAAAAATTGAAAGGTCTTTTTGGCTGATAAATGAATAATTATAGGTTTCAACAAAGCCGGTTTCTTTTAGAATATTTTTTACCATCTCTTCCCAAAAAATATCAAGATTTTTTTGGGGCGGAATTAAAACCGAAACCGGAAGAAGGGAAGGAATTTTTTCATAGCCATAGATTCGGCCGATTTCCTCAATCAAATCCTCGGGAATTGAAACATCAAGTCTCAATGTCGGCACCACAACTTCAATGTAACGAGGCCTTGCTTCGTTACATTTGAAATTCAAACTATTTAAAATATTTTTTATCTCTTTTTCCGGAATTTTAACTCCAAGCAAACTTTCAAGATAATCTAAATTTAATCCAATTGTTTTTGGCAAAATCTTCTTTGGATAGAAATCAACTAAACCCTGAGCCACTTTGCCTTTGGCAATTTTTTGAATTAAATAAGCCGCTCTATTTATGGCAAACTCTGTTAAATTAGGATCTATTCCATGCTCAAACCTTAAAGAGGCGTCGGTTTTGAGATTTAATTTTTTAGAACCCCTTCTTATAATTTGGGAGTTAAAATTAGCTGACTCCAAAACCACTGTTTTTGTTTTCTTGTCAATTTCGGCTTTTTTACCACCTTTAATTCCGGCAATAGCTAAGGGTTCCTTAATATCTGCGATGACCAGAATATCTTCATCTAAATCGTATTTCTTATTGTCTAAAGTAATAATTTTCTCACCTTTTTTAGCTTTCCGGACAATTATTTTTTTAATTTGGGTTTTTGCCACAGCCCTTATTAATGGGCTATGGTTGGATTTCGGATTTACGTCTTTGAGTTTTTCGAGATCGAAAGCGTGCAAGGGTTGTCCGGTTTCTAACATCACATAGTTTGCAATATCAACTATATTATTTATTGGCCGAAGACCGCAAACTTTTAATCTATCTTTTAGCCATTTTGGCGAAGAACCGATTTTAACATCATTAATCACCCTAACAGTATATCTTGGACAGGCAGTTTTATTTTTAACTTCTAAGTTAACAAAATCCTTTGCTTTAAGTTTCTTATCTTCCTTAATTACAGAGAACGGTTCTCTGTAACTTAAGCCGGTGATGGCTGATATCTCACGAGCAATGCCTAAGTGAGAAAAACAATCTCCTGCCCTATTCGGCCTAATATCAATGGTCAAAATAAAATCTTTAGCCACTCCCTTTATTTCCTCTATCTCAAAAGAATGCATTGTCAAAAGCTCAGCCAATTCTTCTGGCTGGGGGAGTTTTTTCTTGAAAAAAGATTGTAGCCAATTATAAGAGAATTTCATATTAAAATTGTTGTAGAAATCTCATGTCGCCCGAACGGAACAACCTAATATCATTAATTTTATACTTAAGCATGGTTAATCTTTCCAAGCCAAAACCGAATGCCCAGCCCTGCCAGTCCCTGGGGATTAATTTTGAGTTTTTAAAAACATTGGGGTGAACCATGCCGGCTCCGGCCACTTCAAGCCAACCGCTTTTTTTACAAACCAAACATCCTTTACCTTTGCATATAACACAACTTATGCCAACATCAAAACCAGGCTCAACAAATGGAAAATAATCCGGTTTTAACCTGAATTTAACATCTTTCTCAAAAAATCTGCGGAAAAACTCTCTGACAATGGCTTTTAAATTAGCCACCGAGATTTTTTTATCAACCATTAATCCTTCGATTTGAAAGGGCTGAAATTCGTGAGAAGCATCGGTTGCTTCATGTCTGTAAATATTTCCAGGAACAATTATTCTTAAAGGAGGATTATTTTTTTCCATATAGCGAACCTGAACTGGTGAAGTATGAGTTCGTAAAAGGAGCTTAGCTCCTTTGTCTTTGAGCCACAAGGTATCCCATAGATCTCTTGCCGGATGGTCTTTTGGTATATTCAAAGCGTCAAAATTATACCATTCTGTTTCTATGTCCGGGCCTTCAATTATTGAAAAACCCATTGACTGAAAAATTTCCTCGCATTTTCTTTTG
This DNA window, taken from Candidatus Nealsonbacteria bacterium, encodes the following:
- the pheS gene encoding phenylalanine--tRNA ligase subunit alpha — its product is MAKINLKFFENQDRFDITVPGKKIKIGHLHPLTITKRKCEEIFQSMGFSIIEGPDIETEWYNFDALNIPKDHPARDLWDTLWLKDKGAKLLLRTHTSPVQVRYMEKNNPPLRIIVPGNIYRHEATDASHEFQPFQIEGLMVDKKISVANLKAIVREFFRRFFEKDVKFRLKPDYFPFVEPGFDVGISCVICKGKGCLVCKKSGWLEVAGAGMVHPNVFKNSKLIPRDWQGWAFGFGLERLTMLKYKINDIRLFRSGDMRFLQQF
- the pheT gene encoding phenylalanine--tRNA ligase subunit beta; its protein translation is MKFSYNWLQSFFKKKLPQPEELAELLTMHSFEIEEIKGVAKDFILTIDIRPNRAGDCFSHLGIAREISAITGLSYREPFSVIKEDKKLKAKDFVNLEVKNKTACPRYTVRVINDVKIGSSPKWLKDRLKVCGLRPINNIVDIANYVMLETGQPLHAFDLEKLKDVNPKSNHSPLIRAVAKTQIKKIIVRKAKKGEKIITLDNKKYDLDEDILVIADIKEPLAIAGIKGGKKAEIDKKTKTVVLESANFNSQIIRRGSKKLNLKTDASLRFEHGIDPNLTEFAINRAAYLIQKIAKGKVAQGLVDFYPKKILPKTIGLNLDYLESLLGVKIPEKEIKNILNSLNFKCNEARPRYIEVVVPTLRLDVSIPEDLIEEIGRIYGYEKIPSLLPVSVLIPPQKNLDIFWEEMVKNILKETGFVETYNYSFISQKDLSIFNYQFSKIIEIENPTSNEYKYLRPSLIANLLKNVQTNQAHFKEIKIFELGKIFFKKQERGSKKQCREKKMLAGAIMAEDAFYEAKGVIKLLLNKLAISNIWFTEPSSHFSPTPEDSEISLWSKEKCAEIKINGEEIGFLGEISPKILSSLDIKERVVLFDIDFEKLSQLASEEQEYRPISRYPAAVRDIAVLVPLEVRVEEVLNKIEISGGSLIIDVDLFDIYEGEELPRGKKNLAFHLIFQSKDRTLTSKEIDQIQNKIIKTLEENPGWRVRK